In one window of Miscanthus floridulus cultivar M001 chromosome 12, ASM1932011v1, whole genome shotgun sequence DNA:
- the LOC136497429 gene encoding uncharacterized protein — protein sequence MLAATAASLRPPLRRFPRVASPVGASHGGARGANPLLPWRRRRALACRADLQQDAPFAAAIGACVLASLVLPPPRPRGEAGEELEEEGEFGFGATDTRMAVMGIISFLPYFNWLSWIFAWLDSGRRRYLVYAAVYLAPYLRTNLSLSPDESWLPIASIFICILHIQLEAGIRSGDIESFKFIERAWKLISPSAAKEKDDHHGNKRGSIGMGDRHNRRIPTAHESRERLRNSEIFKRKLDDPNDEKQKKSDWN from the exons AtgctcgccgccaccgccgcctcccttCGGCCTCCCCTCCGCCGCTTCCCTCGCGTCGCCTCTCCCGTGGGGGCCTCCCATGGAGGCGCCCGTGGGGCGAACCCGCTCCTCCCCTGGCGCAGGCGGCGGGCGCTAGCCTGCCGCGCGGACCTGCAGCAGGACGCGCCGTTCGCGGCCGCCATCGGCGCCTGCGTGCTCGCCTCGCTCGTGCTGCCCCCTCCAAGGCCCCGAGGGGAGGCGGgcgaggagttggaggaggaaggGGAGTTTGGCTTTGGCGCGACGGACACGAGGATGgccgtgatggggatcatctccTTCCTGCCTTACTTCAACTGGCTG AGCTGGATCTTTGCGTGGCTGGACAGCGGGAGGCGGCGGTATCTGGTCTACGCTGCCGTCTACTTGGCTCCGTACCTTAG AACTAACTTATCGCTGTCACCTGATGAGAGCTGGTTACCTATTGCTAGCATCTTTATCTGCATTTTACATATTCAG CTAGAAGCAGGCATCAGGAGTGGTGATATCGAGAGTTTCAAGTTCATCGAGAGAGCTTGGAAGCTCATCTCTCCGAGTGCTGCTAAAGAGAAGGATGACCACCATGGAAACAAGAGAGGCTCAATCGGAATG GGCGACAGACACAACAGGAGGATACCGACGGCGCATGAATCCAGGGAGAGGCTTCGCAATTCCGAAATCTTCAAGAGGAAGCTTGATGACCCCAACGATGAGAAGCAAAAGAAGTCAGATTGGAATTGA
- the LOC136496999 gene encoding uncharacterized protein, whose translation MDLGLGGAGRTGGGGGGGGGGGGGRDSPFALGRGGASAAAWTRLVSSGVEDELVAASGGGGGRAGARAGGLPQGHFLEVCFLCRKPLASNRDIFMYRGDIPFCTEECRREQIEMDEEMERKESTPKKVAPRAASPKDVESPPRPPKARAGSILAG comes from the exons ATGGACTTGGGCCTCGGCGGCGCGGGTAGGACcgggggcggaggcggaggcggaggcggaggtgggggCGGTCGGGACAGCCCGTTCGCTCTCGGTAGGGGcggcgcgtcggcggcggcgtggaCCCGGCTCGTCAGCTCCGGCGTGGAGGACGAGCTGGTGGCCGCGTCGGGAGGAGGCGGAGGACGCGCGGGGGCGAGAGCGGGAGGGCTGCCGCAGGGCCACTTTTTGGAGGTCTGCTTCCTCTGCCGGAAGCCCCTCGCCAGCAACCGCGACATCTTCATGTACAG AGGTGACATCCCCTTCTGTACCGAGGAGTGCAGGAGGGAGCAGATCGAAATGGACGAGGAGATGGAGCGGAAGGAGAGCACCCCCAAGAAGGTGGCGCCGAGAGCTGCATCCCCCAAGGACGTGGAGTCCCCGCCGAGGCCTCCCAAGGCCAGGGCCGGGTCGATCCTTGCCGGCTAA